AAaggattccaacgattccaagaaAGAGTCATTTGAAAAATCTGTTCACAGATTTAATTGGTTCTCTCCGCGTCTTAAGATTTATTAGCCATTAAATATAGAAAACCTTTCAGTAAACATAAACTGAAGCAAAACTAACGTGATTTGATAATCGAaattttacacacaaaattaGTTGATTTACACATGTGTACTTGAATTTCAAAGTTACTCTGCAGTGTGTTTTTTATATTTCTCTAACCAGTCCCACGATTATGGAAATGAGCTCAACAATTTTGATCATCAAACACACATGCGTATGCCAACTGTATCTGAAATCTTGCCCTGTTTTCTGCACACCACCATGAAAAATGTCAGGCTAATCGGATGAAGGTTTCGAGAGTTATTGGGAAAATAAAACGATAATTTGAGAAAGAATAAAACAAGGAAATAACTCAGGCAACCACCTAAAAGTACACCAGCGGGGATCCTGATATGTTAGTAAGCAGTGTGAGGAGCCGGCCAGTCCCGCAACACTGTGATTAACATATGCATATTTGCATCCATTTGAATACTGGCATTCAGACGTGGCACTGCATGATTCATAGAAATTATATATCTCTAAACTTCAGAGGTTTTCCACTGTTATTCATTTGAAAAAAAGATATGAGGTGATATTTCTTTCAAGTGTTACGTGTTCATATTGAGTATCAGACATAGTTTCCAAACACTGTTACGTTGGATTTTATTTCATCTGTGGGATTTAGGATAAATATCTTGCATACAGGAGACCCCTTGCAACTCTCGTATACAACCCCGAGCATAATACATCCCAGCCTCATTTATCTCCCAGGCAGCCGAGAGTTATACATATCACACACATACAGGAGTGAGCTACAAgtggtttttgtgtgtgtaccGAGAGGCTTGTAGCACGACACCTTATCTTCAGACCCGAGGCAGACCATCAAGACCGTCATTATGAACTTCCTGCTGCTCCTGCCCCTCCTGTGCGTCGTGGCGGCCGATGATAATAGTGTCTCCACAGCCAAGCAGGAAGAGCTTCTTTCTACAATGATCGTGAATCAGTTGTTGTTGTCTCAACAAACAGAAGTTTTAAAGGAGCTGCTGAAGGCTTCTACACAACAAACTCAATGTAAACATTAATTTTCACAGTATGATGAGGATTTCAGTACTCAGAGACTACAAAATCCATCAGTGTGTCTTCATTGCATTTACATCGCACAAACAAAATGCAATTAGAACTAACAGAAACGAAAAATATTTCCCCTAATCACTCAAATCTGAGTAATCTATTTCACTGATCTTCAGCGCTCACACTTGAATCTAATGCCTAGTGAAACAGCCATGAACATCCAGCATTTCTTTCATTCCCATATCTTCCTTCATTCAATACCTCTCATACCTCACTTCACTCACCTCAGAATTATAACCTTCTCTGCATCATCTCCAGTTAATGAACATAATTAAACCAACTCTTAAAAGTTCCTAATTATAATTTCTCACTGTATTCCAAACACACATGTTGTCAAGCCCTTGAGTTAAACTtgatggtcaagtgtcttgtTGCCAGAACCATGCACCTTGCATCATCACAATACAGTAGTGTTGGTACCATGCACCTTGCATCATCACCATACAGTAGTGTTGGTACCATGCACCTTGCATCATCACCATACAGTAGTGTTGGTACCATGCACCTTGCATCATCACCATACAGTAGTGTTGGTACCATGCACCTTGCATCATCAccatgcagtagtgatggtaccatGCACCTTGCATCGTCAccatgcagtagtgatggtaccatGCACCTTGCATCATCACAATGCAGTAATGATGGTACCATGCACCACAATGCAGTGCCATCACCTTGCATCACACATGTAGTGTTGGTACCATGCACCTATCATCACCATACAGCAGTGTTGGTACCATGCACCTTGCATCATCACCATGCAGTAGTGCTGGTACCATGCACCGTGCATCATCACCAtgcagtagtgttggtaccatgcaccgtgcatcatcaccatgcagaagtgttggtaccatgcaccttgcatcatcaccattcagtagtgttggtaccatgcaccttgcatcatcaccatgcagtagtgttggtaccatacagtagtgttggtaccatgcaccttgcatcatcaccatgcagtagtgttggtaccatgcaccgtgcatcatcaccatgcagaagtgttggtaccatgcaccgtagcagtagtgttggtaccaTGCACCGTGCATCATCACCATGCATCATCACCATGCAGTAGTGCTGGTACCATGCACCGTGCATCATCACCAtgcagtagtgttggtaccatgcaccgtgcatcatcaccatgcagtaagtgttgcagtagtgttggtaccataccatgcaccttgcatcatcaccatgcagaagtgttggtaccatgcaccttgcatcatcaccatgcagaagtgttggtaccatgcaccttgcatcatcaccatgcagaagtgttggtaccatgcaccttgcatcatcaccatgcagaagtgttggtaccatgcaccttgcatcatcaccatgcagtagtgttggtaccatgcaccttgcatcatcaccatgcagtagtgttggtaccaTGCACCTTGCATCATCACCATGCAGTAATGATGGTACCATGCACCTTGCATCATCACCATGCAGTAGTGTTGGTACTATGCACCTTGCATCATCACTATGCAGAAGTGTTGGTACCATGCACCTTGCATCATCACCATGCAGAAGTGTTGGTACCATGCACCTTGCATCATCACTATGCAGTAGAGTTGGTACCATGCACCTTGCATCATCACCAAGCAGTAGTGTTGGAACCATGCACCTTGCATCATTACCAtgcagtagtgttggtaccaTGCACCTTGCATCATCACCATGCAGAAGTGTTGGTACCATACACCTTGTATCATCACCATGCAGAAGTGTTGGTACCATGCACCTTGCATCATCACCAtgcagtagtgttggtaccatgcaccttgcatcatcaccatgcagtagtgttggtaccatgcaccttgcatcatcaccatgcagtagtgttggtaccatgcaccttgcatcatcaccatgcagtagtgttggtaccatgcaccttgcatcatcaccatgcagtagtgttggtaccaTGCACCGTGCATCATCACCATGCAGTAGTGTTGGTACAATGCACCATGCATCATCCCCATGCAGAAGTGTTGGTACTATGCACTTTGCATCATCACTAtgcagtagtgttggtaccaTGCACCTTGCATCATCACCATGCAGAAGTATTGGTACCATGCACAATGCATCATCACCAtgcagtagtgttggtaccaTGCACCTTGCATCATCACCATGCAGAAGTGTTGGAACCATGCACCTTGCATCATCACCAtgcagtagtgttggtaccaTGCACCGTGCATCATCACCATGCAGTAGTGTATGTATCATGCACCATGCATCATCACACCTTGCATCATCACCATGCAGTAGTGTATGTATCATGCACCATATCATCATGTGTTGGAACCATGCACCTTGCATCATCACCAtgcagtagtgttggtaccaTGCACCTTGCATCATCACCATGCAGTAGTGTATGTATCATGCACCATGCATCATCACCaagcagtagtgttggtaccatgcaccttacatcatcaccatgcaGAAGTGTTGGTACCATGCACCTTGCATCATCACCATGCAGTAGTGTATGTATCATGCACCGTGCATCATCACCAAGCAGTAGTGTTGGCACCATGCACCGTGCATCATCACCAtgcagtagtgttggtaccatgcaccttacatcatcaccatgcagtagtgttggtaccaTGCACCTTACGTCATCACCATGCAGAAGTGTTGGCACCATGCACCTTGCATCATCACCATGCAGTAATGTTGGTACCATGCAccttacatcatcaccatgcagtagtgttggtaccaTGCACCATTGATCATCACCATGCAGTAGTGTAGGTACCATGCACCTTGCATCATCACCAtgcagtagtgttggtaccatgcatcgtgcatcatcaccatgcagtagtgttggtaccatgcaccctgcatcatcaccatgcagtagtgttggtaccaTGCACCCTGCATCATCACCATGCAGAATTGTTGGTACCATGCACCTTACATCATCATCATGCAGTAGTTTTGGTACCATGCACCTTGCATCATCCCTATGCAGTAGTGTTTGTACCATGCACCGTGCATCATCACCATGCACTAGTGTTGGTACCATGCACCTTGCATCATCACCAtgcagtagtgttggtaccatgcaccgtgcatcatcaccatgcagtagtgttggtaccatgcaccgtgcatcatcaccatgcagtagtgttggtaccaTGCACCCTGCATCATCACCATGCAGAATTGTTGGTACCATGCAccttacatcatcaccatgcagtagtgttggtaccatgcaccttgcatcatcaccatgcagtagtgttagtaccatgcaccttgcatcatcaccatgcagtagtgttggtaccatgcaccgtgcatcatcaccatgcagtagtgctggtaccatgcaccttgcatcatcaccatgcagtagtgttggtaccatgcaccttgcatcatcaccatgcagtagtgttggtaccatgcaccttacatcatcaccatgcagtagtgttggtaccatgcaccttgcatcatcaccatgcagtagtgttggtaccatgcaccttgcatcatcaccatgcagtagtgttggtaccatgcaccttgcatcatcaccatgcagtagtgttggtaccatgcaccttgcatcatcaccatgcagtagtgttggtaccaTGCACCGTGCATCATCACATGCAGTAGTGTTCGTACCATGCACCGTGCATCATCACCAtgcagtagtgttggtaccatgcaccttgcatcatcaccatgcagtagtgttggtaccatgcaccttacatcatcaccatgcagtagtgttggtaccatgcaccttgcatcatcaccatgcagtagtgttggtaccatgcaccgtgcatcatcaccatgcagtagtgttggtaccaTGCACCGTGCATCATCACAtgcagtagtgttggtaccatgcaccgtgcatcatcaccatgcagtagtgttggtaccaTGCACCGTGCATCATCACAtgcagtagtgttggtaccatgcaccttgcatcatcaccatgcagtagtgttggtaccatgcaccttacatcatcaccatgcagtagtgttggtaccatgcaccttgcatcatcaccatgcagtagtgttggtaccaTGCACCGTGCATCATCACAtgcagtagtgttggtaccatgcaccgtgcatcatcaccatgcagtagtgttggtaccatgcaccttgcatcatcaccatgcagtagtgttggtaccatgcaccgtgcatcatcaccatgcagtagtgttggtaccaTGCACCGTGCATCATCACAtgcagtagtgttggtaccatgcaccgtgcatcatcaccatgcagtagtgttggtaccatgcaccttgcatcatcaccatgcagtagtgttggtaccatgcaccgtgcatcatcaccatgcagtagtgttggtaccatgcaccttacatcatcaccatgcagtagtgttggtaccatgcaccttgcatcatcaccatgcagtagtgttggtaccatgcaccgtgcatcatcaccatgcagtagtgttggtaccatgcaccgtgcatcatcaccatgcagtagtgttggtaccatgcaccgtgcatcatcaccatgcagtagtgttggtaccatgcaccttgcatcatcaccatgcagtagtgttggtaccatgcaccttacatcatcaccatgcagtagtgttggtaccatgcaccttgcatcatcaccatgcagtagtgttggtaccaTGCACCGTGCATCATCACAtgcagtagtgttggtaccatgcaccgtgcatcatcaccatgcagtagtgttggtaccatgcaccttacatcatcaccatgcagtagtgttggtaccaTGCACCGTGCATCATCACAtgcagtagtgttggtaccatgcaccttgcatcatcaccatgcagtagtgttggtaccatgcaccttacatcatcaccatgcagtagtgttggtaccatgcaccttgcatcatcaccatgcagtagtgttggtaccaTGCACCGTGCATCATCACAtgcagtagtgttggtaccatgcaccgtgcatcatcaccatgcagtagtgttggtaccatgcaccttacatcatcaccatgcagtagtgttggtaccatgcaccttacatcatcaccatgcagtagtgttggtaccatgcaccgtgcatcatcaccatgcagtagtgttggtaccatgcaccttgcatcatcaccatgcagtagtgttggtaccaTGCACCGTGCATCATCACAtgcagtagtgttggtaccatgcaccgtgcatcatcaccatgcagtagtgttggtaccatgcaccttgcatcatcaccatgcagtagtgttggtaccatgcaccttgcatcatcaccatgcagtagtgttggtaccatgcaccgtgcatcatcaccatgcagtagtgttggtaccatgcaccgtgcatcatcaccatgcagtagtgttggtaccatgcaccgtgcatcatcaccatgcagtagtgttggtaccatgcaccttgcatcatcaccatgcagtagtgttggtaccatgcaccttgcatcatcaccatgcagtagtgttggtaccaTGCACCGTGCATCATCACAtgcagtagtgttggtaccaTGCACCGTGCATCATCACCATGCAGTAGTGTTGTTACCATGCACCTTGCATCATCACCAtgcagtagtgttggtaccatgcaccgtgcatcatcaccatgcagtagtgttggtaccatgcaccgtgcatcatcaccatgcagtagtgttggtaccaTGCACCGTGCATCATCACCATGCAGTAGTGTTGTTACCATGCACCGTACCATGCACCATGCACCGTGCATCATCACAtgcagtagtgttggtaccaTGCACCGTGCATCATCACAtgcagtagtgttggtaccaTGCACCGTGCATCATCACCATGCAGTAGTGTTGTTACCATGCACCTTGCATCATCACCAtgcagtagtgttggtaccaTGCACCGTGCATCATCACCATGCAGTAGTGTTGTTACCATGCACCTTGCATCATCACCAtgcagtagtgttggtaccaTGCACCGTGCATCATCACCATGCAGTAGTGTTGTTACCATGCACCTTGCATCATCACCAtgcagtagtgttggtaccaTGCACCTTGCATCATCACCATGCAGTAGTGTTGTTACCATGCACCTTGCATCATCACCATGCAGTAGTGTTGTTACCATGCACCTTGCATCATCACCATGCAGTAGTGTTGTTACCATGCACCTTGCATCATCACCAtgcagtagtgttggtaccatgcaccttgcatcatcaccatgcagtagtgttggtaccaTGCACCGTGCATCATCACCATGCAGTAGTGTTGTTACCATGCACCTTGCATCATCACAtgcagtagtgttggtaccaTGCACCGTGCATCATCACAtgcagtagtgttggtaccatgcaccttgcatcatcacatgcagtagtgttggtaccaTGCACCGTGCATCATCACAtgcagtagtgttggtaccaTGCACCGTGCATCATCACAtgcagtagtgttggtaccatgcaccgtgcatcatcaccatgcagtagtgttggtaccatgcaccgtgcatcatcaccatgcagtagtgttggtaccatgcaccgtgcatcatcaccatgcagtagtgttggtaccatgcaccgtgcatcatcaccatgcagtagtgttggtaccatgcaccgtgcatcatcaccatgcagtagtgttggtaccatgcaccttgcatcatcaccatgcagtagtgttggtaccaTGCACCGTGCATCATCACAtgcagtagtgttggtaccaTGCACCTTGCATCATCACATGCACTGAAGAACGGTTCTCTCTGCATATTCCTTTAAAACTTAAAGTTTTAACTATATTGCAAAAGTTTTTAGACTTTCCTGATGATAATTCCTCCAACTTCCATATATTGAAATTTTAGATGAGTGAATTTTTGATGTCGAGAGACAAGAGGACAGTAGACTGAGTGAGGACACGAGGACACGAGGACTCGAGGACGCGAGGACACGAGGACACGAGGACACGGAAGACGGAAGAGGAGAGTGCGAGAGGGGCACGTGTAGAACAAAGGGATGGAGTCAAGAAAAAGATTGGAAGGAGAAAATGAGAACTGCGAGGTAGAATGATCACTAATATTATCACGTagattttatggaaaaaaaattcTGGGAAACCTTCCTGTAGGTTATTCAGTTAAAGATTAATTATACATTCTTAGAGGAAATGTCTGTTTTAATTCTGTACTTTCGGATATTGCTTATGAGTAGTTTAAGTTAaaactatatatatgtatgtcagcGGACCAACAGCTgcaacgagcctggcccaaggtcgGCTTCTGCCAGTAGAAATTCTCTAGGAACTcatcaaatataaatgaggttagTGGAATCATGTTGAATGTAACCACAACAATGAGTttcactgtgttactgctgtctATAATTTTTTCAGGCCTGACCTGTCCACAGCCTTACACCAAGATCTTGGACGAGTGTTTCTTCCTGAGTCACCACAAACTTACGTGGGCCAAGGCTCGCCAACACTGCCAAGGAATGTCTGGGGACCTGGCTACACCAAAACATATCCTAGCTCTTAAGTCTTTCGTTCAAGAGAAAAAGGGTTGGTATAAATAAgcattttaacaacagtaaaaatgTAAATCATATTGAAACAAGTTTGAAATAATGAAGATGATCACCGTATTATCGAAATACTtgcctgattatatatatatatatatatatatatatatatatatatatatatatatatatatatatatatatatatatatatatatataggtagtaggttggtagacagcaaccacccaaggaggtactaccgtcctgccaagtgagtgtaaaacgaaaacctgtaattgttttacatgatggtagtattgctggtgtcttttgtctgtctcataaatatgcaagattacaggtacgtcttgctacttctacttacacttaggtcacactacacatacatgtacacgtttatttatatacactcatctgagttttctttgattttatcttaatatgtGATGAAGGGTTTTgaaaacctacaagttgaagaattgagacacttatgcaacacatgggaatctttattgaagaaacgtttcgccacacagtggcttcatcagtccaatacaaagtagaaatgggtaaggagagtagaagtttgaggtaatcagtccctcaacctggaatcgatgtgctcagt
The sequence above is drawn from the Cherax quadricarinatus isolate ZL_2023a chromosome 50, ASM3850222v1, whole genome shotgun sequence genome and encodes:
- the LOC128695294 gene encoding low affinity immunoglobulin epsilon Fc receptor translates to MNFLLLLPLLCVVAADDNSVSTAKQEELLSTMIVNQLLLSQQTEVLKELLKASTQQTQCLTCPQPYTKILDECFFLSHHKLTWAKARQHCQGMSGDLATPKHILALKSFVQEKKGNDYVFVGAGGSVGSKNGQGSRPFKWIDGRLVASSDWYPGEPNNLTHDEFCVSLRITYHPVLIDISCSEELQFACQYYHPQ